The Tardiphaga alba genome includes a window with the following:
- a CDS encoding DUF445 domain-containing protein: protein MSANSFSAFAGPGDAARAADLRRVKILAGLVLLFSFAVFIAARMLLPVHPAFGFVAAFAEAATIGGLADWYAVVALFRRPLGLPIPHTAIIQANQAVIADKLGEFIETHFLDAAPVEAKLREVDFASFVADWLGDRKRSADLARFVLRLLPEAMSATETSGLKTFVIRRVMTQLQSVDLAPLIAGTARDFIKDARHTGLLDGLLGAVHGALTQPETVAVIKDKIRDELPTLLKLYRADAFLVKRIVASATTFFDDVRKDPAHPFRGEFDSMLLSVVEKLESEPGVIDRIHGFKRDLLARPELAELGQALWSNTRGFIERNASGESSVLAHHLANVFVEAGAALAADEEMRREINQGVVVVLRSFIAEQKSGVSGFIAEQVKAWDMRQLIGVIELNIGRDLQYIRFNGSLIGGLAGLVLYTIEVLLRLN, encoded by the coding sequence ATGAGCGCCAACAGTTTTTCCGCTTTCGCAGGCCCCGGCGATGCGGCGCGCGCGGCCGATCTGCGGCGCGTGAAAATTCTCGCTGGCCTGGTGCTGCTGTTCAGTTTCGCGGTGTTCATCGCAGCCCGGATGCTGCTGCCGGTGCATCCCGCCTTCGGATTCGTCGCCGCCTTTGCGGAGGCCGCGACCATCGGCGGCCTCGCCGACTGGTATGCGGTGGTCGCGCTGTTCCGGCGGCCGCTCGGCCTGCCGATTCCGCACACCGCGATCATCCAGGCCAATCAGGCCGTCATTGCCGACAAGCTCGGTGAATTCATCGAGACGCATTTCCTCGATGCCGCACCGGTCGAGGCGAAACTGCGCGAGGTGGATTTTGCATCTTTCGTCGCTGACTGGCTCGGTGATCGCAAACGCTCGGCCGATCTCGCCCGTTTCGTGCTGCGCCTGCTGCCCGAAGCGATGTCGGCCACCGAGACATCCGGCCTCAAGACCTTCGTCATCCGCCGCGTGATGACGCAGCTGCAATCCGTCGATCTCGCGCCACTGATTGCCGGCACCGCGCGCGACTTCATCAAAGATGCTCGCCACACCGGATTGCTCGATGGCCTGCTCGGCGCCGTTCATGGCGCGCTGACGCAGCCGGAAACGGTCGCCGTGATCAAGGACAAGATCCGGGACGAATTGCCGACATTGCTCAAGCTGTACCGCGCCGATGCATTTCTGGTGAAGCGCATCGTCGCCTCCGCCACCACATTCTTCGACGATGTGCGCAAGGATCCCGCGCATCCGTTCCGCGGTGAGTTCGATAGCATGCTGCTGTCCGTGGTCGAGAAGCTGGAGAGCGAGCCCGGCGTCATCGATCGCATTCACGGCTTCAAGCGCGACCTGCTGGCGCGGCCCGAGCTTGCCGAACTCGGCCAGGCGCTGTGGAGCAACACGCGCGGCTTCATCGAGCGCAATGCGTCGGGCGAGAGCAGCGTGCTCGCCCATCATCTCGCCAATGTGTTCGTCGAGGCCGGTGCTGCGCTCGCGGCAGATGAGGAAATGCGTCGCGAGATCAATCAGGGCGTTGTGGTGGTGCTGCGCTCTTTCATCGCCGAGCAGAAGAGCGGCGTATCCGGCTTCATCGCCGAGCAGGTGAAGGCATGGGACATGCGGCAGCTGATCGGCGTCATCGAACTCAATATCGGCCGTGACCTGCAATATATCCGTTTCAACGGTTCGCTGATCGGCGGCCTTGCGGGGCTCGTGCTCTATACGATCGAGGTTTTGCTGCGGCTGAATTGA
- a CDS encoding dihydroorotase encodes MSETFDTILKNGTVVNQDGEGQRDIGIRDGRIAALGTFGPEQAGKTIDCKGLHILPGVMDTQVHFREPGLEHKEDLESGSRSAVMGGVTAVFEMPNTNPLTIDEATFTDKVKRGHHRMHCDYAFFIGGTRENVQDLPELERAPGCAGVKVFIGSSTGALLVEDDDSLRKIFQVIKRRAAFHAEDEFRLNDRKGLRIEGDARSHPVWRDEVAALMATQRLVNLARETGKRIHVLHISTKEEIDYLKDHKDVASCEATPHHLTMAAPECYERLGTLAQMNPPVRDASHRAGIWKGIEQGIIDVLGSDHAPHTLEEKQKVYPASPSGMTGVQTLVPLMLDHVNAGRLSLQRFVDLTSAGPARLFNMSMKGRIAAGYDADFTIVDLKRSETITNKWVASKAGWTPYDGVTVKGWPVGTFVRGKQVMWQGELVTPSQGETVKFLETLKQ; translated from the coding sequence ATGAGCGAGACTTTCGACACGATTCTGAAGAACGGCACCGTCGTCAATCAGGATGGCGAGGGCCAGCGTGACATCGGTATCCGCGACGGCCGCATCGCTGCCCTCGGCACGTTCGGGCCGGAGCAGGCGGGCAAGACCATCGACTGCAAGGGCCTGCACATCCTGCCCGGCGTGATGGACACCCAGGTGCATTTCCGCGAGCCCGGCCTCGAGCACAAGGAAGATCTCGAAAGCGGTTCGCGCAGCGCCGTGATGGGCGGCGTCACCGCTGTGTTCGAAATGCCGAACACCAATCCGCTCACCATCGACGAGGCCACCTTCACCGACAAGGTGAAGCGCGGCCATCACCGCATGCATTGCGATTACGCGTTTTTTATCGGCGGCACCCGCGAGAATGTGCAGGACCTGCCGGAGCTCGAGCGCGCTCCCGGCTGTGCCGGCGTAAAAGTGTTCATCGGCTCCTCCACCGGCGCGCTGCTGGTGGAAGACGACGACAGCCTGCGCAAGATTTTTCAGGTCATCAAGCGCCGTGCGGCTTTCCATGCGGAAGATGAATTCCGCCTCAACGACCGCAAGGGCCTGCGCATCGAGGGCGATGCCCGCTCGCATCCGGTGTGGCGCGACGAGGTCGCGGCACTGATGGCGACGCAGCGTCTGGTCAATCTCGCCCGCGAGACCGGCAAGCGCATCCATGTGCTGCATATCTCGACCAAAGAAGAGATCGACTACCTCAAGGATCACAAGGATGTCGCCTCCTGCGAGGCGACGCCGCATCATCTCACCATGGCGGCGCCGGAATGCTATGAGCGGCTCGGCACGCTGGCGCAGATGAATCCGCCGGTGCGCGATGCCAGCCATCGCGCCGGCATCTGGAAGGGCATCGAGCAGGGCATCATCGACGTGCTCGGCTCCGATCACGCGCCGCATACGCTGGAAGAGAAGCAGAAGGTCTATCCGGCCTCGCCCTCGGGCATGACCGGCGTGCAGACGCTGGTGCCCTTGATGCTGGATCACGTGAATGCGGGCCGACTGTCGCTTCAGCGCTTCGTCGATCTCACCAGCGCCGGCCCGGCGCGGTTGTTCAACATGTCCATGAAGGGCCGCATCGCGGCCGGCTATGATGCCGACTTCACTATCGTCGATCTCAAGCGCAGCGAGACCATCACCAACAAATGGGTGGCCTCGAAGGCCGGCTGGACGCCCTATGACGGCGTGACCGTGAAGGGCTGGCCGGTCGGCACATTCGTGCGCGGCAAACAGGTGATGTGGCAAGGCGAACTCGTCACGCCATCGCAGGGCGAAACGGTGAAGTTTCTGGAGACGCTGAAGCAGTAA
- the ygfZ gene encoding CAF17-like 4Fe-4S cluster assembly/insertion protein YgfZ, producing the protein MKAAFLPDRGVVKIAGDDARAFLNNLITSDIDDLVPGRARFGALLTPQGKIVADFLVTEAAAGHGGGLLIDCPRELAQPLATKLGFYKLRAKVTVENLSDGLGVLAVWDGEPTMKPDLTFTDPRHAALGLRILVPADLAEKTASVLGAEMVDEPAYEAHRIACGVPRGGIDFAYGDAFPHETNMDRMAGVDFDKGCYIGQEVVSRMQHRGTARTRIVPVTLDGTTPVAGTEIRAADKPIGTMGSSAGGNGLALLRADRATDALDAGAALLAGDITIQLADPDAVRALVAKKHA; encoded by the coding sequence ATGAAAGCAGCATTTCTCCCCGATCGGGGTGTGGTGAAGATTGCCGGCGACGACGCCCGCGCTTTTCTCAACAACCTCATCACCTCGGATATCGACGACCTCGTGCCGGGCAGAGCGCGGTTCGGCGCGCTGCTGACGCCGCAGGGCAAGATCGTGGCTGATTTTCTCGTCACGGAAGCTGCGGCCGGCCATGGCGGCGGCCTGCTGATCGACTGCCCGCGCGAGCTGGCACAACCGCTCGCCACCAAGCTCGGCTTCTACAAATTGCGCGCCAAGGTGACAGTCGAGAATCTTTCCGACGGGCTCGGCGTGCTCGCGGTATGGGACGGCGAGCCGACCATGAAGCCGGACCTCACTTTTACCGATCCACGCCATGCCGCGCTCGGGCTGCGCATTCTCGTGCCGGCCGATCTCGCCGAGAAGACGGCATCCGTGCTCGGCGCCGAGATGGTGGATGAGCCCGCCTATGAAGCGCATCGCATCGCCTGCGGCGTGCCGCGCGGCGGCATCGATTTCGCCTATGGCGATGCATTCCCACATGAGACCAATATGGACCGCATGGCCGGCGTCGATTTCGACAAGGGCTGTTATATCGGCCAGGAGGTCGTGTCGCGCATGCAGCATCGCGGCACCGCGCGCACGCGCATCGTGCCCGTGACACTCGATGGCACCACGCCTGTTGCCGGCACGGAGATCCGCGCCGCCGACAAGCCGATCGGCACCATGGGTTCATCGGCAGGCGGTAACGGCCTCGCACTGCTGCGTGCCGACCGCGCCACCGATGCGCTCGATGCCGGCGCGGCGCTGCTCGCCGGCGACATCACGATTCAGTTGGCCGATCCCGACGCCGTCCGCGCCCTCGTTGCAAAGAAGCACGCATGA
- a CDS encoding DNA-3-methyladenine glycosylase I, with protein sequence MSKAPITHADGKTRCPWPGEDPFYVAYHDTEWGVPDYDDRALFEKLILDGFQAGLSWITILRKRDNFRKAFDDFQPEKIVRYSEKKVHALMNDAGIVRNRAKIEGAILSAKGYLKIMEDGPGFSKFLWDFVDGQPIVNNFKTHANVPASTPLSIKISKELQARNFKFVGPTIVYAFMQATGMVNDHLTSCYCHALCSKKKKPLRLKAT encoded by the coding sequence ATGAGCAAAGCTCCGATCACCCATGCCGATGGCAAGACGCGCTGCCCGTGGCCGGGCGAAGACCCGTTCTATGTCGCCTATCACGACACCGAATGGGGCGTGCCGGACTATGACGACCGTGCGCTGTTCGAAAAACTGATCCTCGACGGCTTCCAGGCCGGCCTGTCGTGGATCACGATCCTGCGCAAGCGCGACAATTTCCGCAAAGCCTTCGACGACTTCCAGCCGGAAAAGATCGTGCGCTACAGCGAGAAGAAGGTGCATGCACTGATGAACGATGCCGGCATCGTGCGCAACCGTGCCAAGATCGAAGGCGCGATCCTGTCGGCCAAAGGCTATCTGAAGATCATGGAAGACGGCCCGGGCTTTTCGAAATTCCTCTGGGATTTCGTCGATGGCCAGCCGATCGTGAATAATTTCAAGACCCATGCGAACGTGCCGGCTTCAACACCGCTCTCGATCAAGATTTCCAAGGAATTGCAGGCGCGCAATTTCAAATTCGTCGGCCCCACCATCGTCTATGCTTTCATGCAGGCGACGGGCATGGTCAATGACCACCTCACGTCCTGCTATTGCCATGCATTGTGCAGCAAGAAAAAGAAGCCGCTGCGGCTGAAGGCGACCTGA
- a CDS encoding YfbR-like 5'-deoxynucleotidase, protein MAKATVTSGTPRAWQRMLSGRRLDLLDPSPLDIELADIAHGLARMARWNGQTNGPHIFSVAQHSLLVEAIMRAQAPRADDRLSLAALLHDSPEYVIGDMISPFKAVIGDAYKKVEHRLLAAIHLRFGLPAELDPKMTKTIKNADMGAAYLEATRLAGFAEAEAKRLFGKDPCLEIDVEADYLTPWSAGKAEKRFLERFKALVA, encoded by the coding sequence ATGGCGAAAGCGACCGTGACTTCAGGCACACCGCGCGCCTGGCAACGCATGCTGTCGGGCCGCCGGCTCGACCTGCTGGATCCCTCGCCGCTCGATATCGAACTGGCGGATATTGCGCACGGCCTTGCGCGCATGGCGCGCTGGAACGGGCAGACCAATGGGCCGCACATCTTCTCGGTGGCGCAGCATTCGCTGCTGGTGGAGGCGATCATGCGCGCGCAAGCGCCGCGCGCGGACGATCGCTTAAGCCTCGCCGCGCTACTGCACGATTCCCCGGAATATGTGATCGGCGACATGATCTCGCCGTTCAAGGCGGTGATCGGCGATGCCTATAAGAAAGTCGAGCATCGCCTGCTCGCCGCGATCCATCTCCGCTTCGGCCTTCCGGCGGAGCTCGATCCGAAAATGACCAAGACGATCAAGAACGCCGATATGGGCGCCGCTTATCTGGAAGCGACGCGGCTGGCTGGATTCGCCGAGGCGGAAGCGAAACGCCTGTTCGGCAAGGATCCGTGCCTGGAGATCGATGTCGAAGCGGATTATCTGACGCCATGGTCGGCAGGCAAGGCGGAGAAGCGGTTCCTTGAGCGGTTCAAGGCGCTGGTAGCGTGA
- a CDS encoding tyrosine phosphatase family protein produces the protein MIYVCSLADLHATVANTGASHVLTIMANVAQVVRPDSVVEANHLRVQVDDITESMDGFVAPNEQHVLQVMNFARGWDRASPLVIHCYAGISRSTASAFTAACMLNPDRDERDIAQRIRAASPIASPNRLIVSLADKALGRNGRMIRALDDMGPGSLTVMGKPFRIDLD, from the coding sequence ATGATCTATGTCTGCTCCCTCGCCGACCTGCATGCCACCGTCGCGAATACGGGGGCGAGCCATGTGCTGACCATCATGGCCAATGTCGCACAGGTGGTGCGGCCGGACTCAGTGGTCGAAGCCAATCATCTGCGCGTGCAGGTGGACGACATCACCGAGAGCATGGATGGCTTCGTCGCGCCGAACGAGCAGCATGTGCTGCAGGTGATGAATTTTGCGCGCGGCTGGGATCGCGCCTCGCCGCTGGTGATCCACTGCTATGCCGGCATCTCGCGCTCCACCGCGAGCGCCTTCACTGCCGCCTGCATGCTCAATCCCGATCGCGACGAACGCGACATTGCGCAGCGCATCCGCGCGGCATCGCCGATCGCGTCACCGAACCGTCTCATTGTCTCGCTCGCCGACAAGGCGCTCGGCCGCAACGGGCGCATGATCCGTGCGCTCGACGATATGGGACCGGGCAGCCTGACGGTGATGGGCAAGCCGTTTCGCATCGATCTGGATTGA
- a CDS encoding DUF2339 domain-containing protein has translation MFDFDFIALVVAIVAFFFARKARNEVRILRARLDALEGAPPVVATTWSATDTPPLAPRQPTAAPVTPPPSTSPSPSSPQQPSPPPVAAPAIPAVASTPRVTETVKKPETPLPAAPRPSFEERIGTRWVVWVGGLTLALGGLFMVRYSIEAGLLGPEVRVLLGGLFALALLAVGEFARRKESLSSIAPLPIANIPAILTAAGTAVAFATIYAAYALYDFLVPGTAFVLLGIVAMATMAAALLHGPALAGLGLVGAFVTPMLVSSGKPDYWALYIYLAFVSAAAFALARMRMWRWLVLTTIAFTTFWTLPGLESGPAMIAPHVFHVIACFVLASLMVVCGFMYGPTAEPGRIEGISSAALGTSLFGATMIVLASRHADLAMIAFALLVAGTLFVAWYAQAATAAVAAAAGFVAAVFLLWAIQGNPDLLVLPGGPLPGIGMSPIEGSVTTHLVSAAVFGLGFGILGFLAQGRAVSAIIPVIWAACATFVPIALLIALYARIAHLDRSIPFAILAVVIAAGFAAATELLSKREQRPGLAISTALFATGALGAMALALTFALEKGWLTIALALMTLGTAWISMQRPIPFLRWLAAILAAIVCARMADEPRVVGDLVGTTPIFNWLLWGYGVPAASFWGAAVLMRRRGDDAPLRMVESAAILFTVLLVFLEIRHYVNGGDVYRFNSDLVEIALQVCSALAMAIGLERLRIRSGSVIHNAGALLLTLYSGLATLGGLLFIANPNIWRIDVGGPVFNLLLLGYALPAVLTLLLSYAVAGRRKPAYANTIAAGALLLALTYVTFEIRRIYHGPVFSNARVLDAEQYTLSVAWLVFGVVLLAAGLIFSSQRARLASAVVIGLTVLKAFLVDMSSLTGVWRALSFMCLGLVLVAIGYLYQRILFSRRKTQATPVEETQ, from the coding sequence ATGTTCGATTTCGATTTCATTGCGCTTGTCGTGGCGATCGTCGCCTTCTTCTTCGCACGCAAGGCGCGCAACGAGGTGCGGATCCTGCGCGCACGGCTCGATGCACTTGAAGGCGCGCCGCCCGTAGTCGCCACCACATGGTCTGCAACCGACACGCCACCGCTCGCACCGCGACAGCCCACGGCCGCTCCTGTCACGCCACCGCCATCGACAAGTCCCTCTCCATCGAGCCCGCAGCAGCCGAGCCCACCGCCAGTCGCCGCCCCGGCGATCCCCGCTGTTGCTTCAACACCGCGCGTCACGGAGACGGTGAAGAAGCCCGAGACCCCGCTGCCTGCAGCGCCGCGCCCGAGTTTCGAGGAACGCATCGGCACCCGCTGGGTGGTGTGGGTCGGCGGCCTGACGCTGGCGCTCGGCGGCCTGTTCATGGTGCGCTACTCCATCGAGGCCGGCCTGCTCGGGCCGGAGGTCCGCGTGCTGCTCGGCGGCCTGTTCGCACTGGCGCTGCTCGCCGTCGGCGAATTCGCGCGCCGCAAGGAATCGCTGTCATCCATCGCGCCGCTGCCGATCGCCAACATCCCGGCGATCCTCACCGCGGCCGGCACGGCGGTGGCCTTCGCCACCATCTATGCCGCCTATGCGCTGTATGACTTCCTCGTCCCCGGCACCGCTTTCGTGCTGCTCGGCATCGTCGCCATGGCCACCATGGCCGCGGCGTTGCTGCATGGCCCGGCCCTCGCAGGGCTCGGCCTTGTCGGCGCCTTCGTGACGCCGATGCTGGTGTCGTCGGGCAAGCCCGATTACTGGGCGCTGTATATCTATCTCGCTTTCGTCAGCGCCGCCGCTTTCGCGCTGGCGCGGATGCGGATGTGGCGCTGGCTGGTGCTGACCACCATCGCCTTCACCACGTTCTGGACGCTGCCAGGCCTCGAATCCGGCCCGGCGATGATCGCGCCACACGTCTTCCACGTCATCGCCTGCTTCGTGCTGGCCTCGCTCATGGTGGTGTGCGGCTTCATGTATGGCCCGACTGCCGAACCCGGCCGTATCGAGGGCATCTCCTCGGCAGCGCTCGGCACCAGCCTGTTCGGCGCGACCATGATCGTACTCGCCAGCCGCCATGCGGATCTCGCGATGATCGCCTTCGCGCTGCTGGTTGCCGGCACGCTGTTCGTCGCCTGGTATGCCCAGGCAGCGACGGCCGCTGTCGCCGCCGCCGCCGGCTTCGTCGCAGCGGTGTTCCTGCTGTGGGCGATCCAGGGCAATCCCGACCTGCTCGTATTGCCGGGCGGCCCGCTGCCGGGCATCGGCATGAGCCCGATCGAAGGCTCGGTGACGACGCATCTCGTCAGCGCCGCGGTGTTCGGGCTCGGCTTCGGCATCCTCGGCTTCCTCGCGCAGGGGCGCGCCGTCAGCGCCATCATTCCGGTGATCTGGGCGGCCTGCGCCACCTTTGTGCCCATCGCGCTCTTGATCGCGCTCTATGCCCGCATCGCGCATCTCGATCGCTCGATCCCGTTCGCGATCCTCGCCGTCGTCATTGCCGCCGGCTTCGCTGCAGCGACCGAACTGCTCAGCAAGCGCGAACAGCGGCCGGGCCTTGCGATTTCCACCGCTTTGTTCGCCACCGGCGCGCTCGGCGCCATGGCGCTGGCGCTGACCTTTGCGCTGGAGAAAGGCTGGCTCACCATCGCGCTGGCGCTGATGACGCTGGGGACCGCGTGGATTTCCATGCAGCGCCCGATCCCGTTCCTGCGCTGGCTTGCCGCCATCCTCGCGGCCATCGTCTGCGCCCGCATGGCCGATGAGCCGCGCGTGGTGGGCGATCTCGTCGGCACCACGCCGATCTTCAACTGGCTGCTGTGGGGCTATGGCGTGCCGGCCGCATCGTTCTGGGGCGCCGCCGTGCTGATGCGCCGCCGTGGCGACGATGCGCCGCTGCGCATGGTGGAATCCGCCGCGATCCTGTTCACGGTGCTTTTGGTGTTCCTGGAGATCCGCCACTACGTCAATGGCGGCGATGTCTATCGCTTCAATTCCGATCTTGTCGAGATCGCGCTGCAGGTCTGCTCGGCGCTCGCCATGGCCATCGGCCTCGAACGCCTGCGCATCCGCAGCGGCAGCGTCATCCACAATGCCGGCGCCCTGCTGCTGACGCTCTATTCCGGCCTCGCGACGCTCGGCGGATTGCTGTTCATCGCCAATCCGAATATCTGGCGCATCGATGTCGGCGGCCCCGTCTTCAACCTGCTGCTGCTGGGCTACGCGCTACCTGCGGTGCTCACGCTGCTGCTGTCCTACGCGGTCGCCGGCCGTCGCAAGCCCGCTTATGCCAACACCATCGCCGCCGGCGCGCTATTGCTGGCACTGACATATGTGACGTTCGAGATCCGCCGCATCTATCACGGGCCGGTATTCTCCAATGCGCGGGTGCTCGATGCCGAGCAATATACGCTGTCGGTGGCATGGCTCGTGTTCGGCGTGGTGCTGCTCGCGGCCGGCCTGATCTTCTCGTCGCAGCGGGCGCGGCTCGCATCGGCTGTGGTGATCGGTCTCACCGTGTTGAAGGCGTTCCTGGTCGACATGTCGTCGCTGACCGGCGTCTGGCGGGCACTGTCCTTCATGTGCCTCGGTCTCGTGCTCGTGGCGATCGGCTATCTGTATCAGCGCATCCTGTTCTCACGGCGCAAGACGCAGGCAACGCCGGTAGAGGAAACGCAATAA
- a CDS encoding thiamine pyrophosphate-dependent enzyme has protein sequence MSKTVADDLVHVLEQIGVQQIFGLIADSLNPLADSVRRSRIEWVGVRHEEGAALAAAGQAKLTGKLGVCAGSTGPGSTHLVAGLYEAARDHAPVLALSGDMARAMKGSDFFQTTEPDLLFRDVALYTQTVTTAAQAPRVFHEAIAAAYAGPGVAHLTLPMDVLSLKSDVPTSSIATLIPRGEILPNEAAIDEAVRRIDEAKSVVIMCGHGALGTADLLRALSDRLKAPLVHSVRGKEIMAFDDIRWMGGLGMIGTKPVYDAVHDCDLLVMVGTDYPYSNFLPTKGHVIQIDERAQALGRRTPTALGVIGSARPSLATLLGRVQAKTDGKFFEKTVHARKKWDEMLDKQADPARSKDKIHPQAVARVTSDLARDDAIFVLDTGLNTLWSANWIRQRGTQRITGSFNNAAVGTAVGQGNGIQILDRSKQVIVLTGDGGFNMLMGEFMTAVQHKLPLKVIVYNNSALGLITLEAESVGLAPFREAIEFPNPDFAALARACGAQGFTAKQPGDLKKAIADALACDGPAIVDCVVAADEIPNLPHVDASMIGNYALAKIKEAVMSVTG, from the coding sequence ATGTCGAAGACCGTCGCCGATGATCTCGTCCATGTCCTCGAACAGATTGGGGTGCAGCAGATTTTTGGCCTGATCGCCGACTCGCTCAATCCGTTGGCGGACTCGGTCCGGCGCTCCAGGATCGAATGGGTGGGCGTGCGCCATGAGGAAGGCGCAGCCCTCGCCGCCGCCGGCCAGGCGAAGCTCACCGGCAAGCTCGGCGTCTGCGCGGGATCGACGGGCCCGGGCAGCACGCATCTCGTCGCCGGGCTCTATGAAGCCGCACGCGATCACGCGCCGGTGTTGGCGCTTTCCGGCGACATGGCGCGTGCCATGAAAGGCTCCGATTTCTTCCAGACCACCGAACCGGACCTGCTGTTTCGCGACGTCGCGCTCTATACCCAGACCGTGACGACAGCGGCGCAGGCGCCGCGCGTGTTTCACGAGGCGATCGCCGCCGCCTATGCCGGGCCCGGCGTCGCGCATCTGACGCTGCCGATGGATGTGCTGTCGCTGAAATCCGATGTGCCGACATCGAGCATCGCGACACTGATCCCGCGTGGCGAGATCCTGCCGAATGAAGCCGCCATTGACGAGGCCGTGCGCCGGATCGATGAGGCCAAAAGCGTCGTCATCATGTGCGGCCATGGTGCGCTCGGCACCGCCGACCTGCTGCGCGCCCTCTCCGACAGGCTGAAAGCACCGCTGGTGCATTCGGTGCGCGGCAAGGAGATCATGGCATTCGACGACATCAGATGGATGGGCGGGCTCGGCATGATCGGCACCAAGCCGGTTTATGACGCCGTGCATGACTGCGACCTGCTGGTGATGGTCGGCACCGACTATCCCTATTCCAACTTCCTGCCGACCAAGGGCCATGTAATCCAGATCGACGAGCGCGCGCAGGCATTGGGCCGCCGCACACCGACCGCGCTCGGCGTGATCGGCTCGGCGCGACCGTCCCTCGCGACCCTGCTCGGGCGCGTGCAGGCAAAGACCGATGGCAAGTTCTTCGAGAAGACCGTGCATGCGCGCAAGAAGTGGGACGAGATGCTGGACAAGCAGGCCGATCCCGCCCGCAGCAAGGACAAGATCCATCCGCAGGCCGTTGCGCGCGTGACCAGCGATCTCGCCCGCGACGACGCGATCTTCGTGCTCGACACCGGCCTCAACACGCTATGGTCGGCAAACTGGATCCGCCAGCGCGGCACCCAGCGCATCACCGGCTCGTTCAACAATGCGGCTGTCGGCACCGCGGTCGGCCAGGGCAACGGCATCCAGATTCTGGATCGCAGCAAGCAGGTGATCGTGCTCACCGGCGACGGCGGCTTCAACATGCTGATGGGCGAATTCATGACCGCCGTTCAGCACAAGCTACCGCTCAAGGTCATCGTCTATAACAACTCCGCGCTCGGCCTGATCACGCTGGAAGCCGAGAGCGTCGGCCTTGCACCGTTCCGCGAGGCGATCGAATTTCCGAATCCGGATTTCGCCGCACTTGCGCGCGCCTGTGGCGCTCAGGGCTTTACGGCGAAGCAGCCGGGCGACCTGAAGAAAGCGATCGCCGATGCGCTGGCCTGCGATGGGCCAGCCATCGTCGATTGCGTGGTGGCGGCCGACGAGATCCCGAACCTGCCGCATGTCGATGCCAGCATGATCGGCAATTATGCGCTGGCAAAGATCAAGGAAGCCGTGATGTCGGTGACTGGCTGA